The following proteins are co-located in the Macaca thibetana thibetana isolate TM-01 chromosome 6, ASM2454274v1, whole genome shotgun sequence genome:
- the LOC126956261 gene encoding uncharacterized protein LOC126956261 codes for MSFLRASIRLPASPAPSRLYLPPPEPRLRGEVQGAGGGNAGRRKRRAGRKGPPPERSPLQLQPRSPSLFPAPQTRRWRRQRRKEAPVLQRHLALQHRLLRAGGNSGGAAAAGSISADSP; via the coding sequence ATGAGTTTCCTCAGAGCTAGCATCCGCTTGCCGGCCTCTCCCGCCCCCAGCCGTCTCTACCTTCCCCCTCCCGAACCCAGGCTGCGCGGGGAGGTGCAAGGGGCGGGCGGTGGCAACGcggggagaaggaaaaggagagcagGGAGAAAAGGACCGCCCCCGGAGAGAAGCCCGCTCCAGCTGCAGCCGCGatccccctccctctttcccgCCCCACAAACGCGGAGATGGCGGCGGCAGCGGCGAAAGGAAGCGCCGGTTCTCCAGCGCCACTTGGCGCTCCAGCACCGCCTGCTACGAGCAGGAGGAAACAGCGGCGGCGCGGCGGCCGCCGGGTCAATAAGCGCCGACAGCCCCTGA